AGGTCACCGCAGCCTTCTGGGTCAGATCCCCCGAGGCCACGGCCTGCAACACCCTCACAGTGGCGGTCAACGGATTCACGATCAGATTGCGGAAGAAGACCCCGAGCCCCACGGCCACGAGCACCGCGCCCCCGATCACCGCGTACATGGTCGTCTTGGACGACGCGAATAGCTCCTGAGCCTCCTTGGCGTCCCGCTCGGCGGACTCGCCTTGGAAGTCACACAACTCGTTCAGCAGTGCGCTCACCTTCGTTGCGTTGGGGCCGGAAGCGACACACATCTTCTCGGCTTTTTCGGGTTCGCCGGCTTTAAGGGCCGCCATCGTGGCCTCGTGGTCCCGGCGGAACTCCTCCAAACGCGGTAAGAACTCCGCCCAAACCTTTTTCTCCTTATCGCTCATCGGGAGTGCTTCGTACCGCTTCTGCGATTCCCGCGCCTTGACCCACGCGGCCTCTTGCGAGCCGGCTGCCTGGCTGCGGGTACCCTCGTCCTTGTTAGACGTGGCCATGAGTATGGAACGCTCGGTCCGCTGAACCGTACTCAGGCCGCTCCGCAAGTCGGTCACGGCCCGGAGCGACGGGATCAGGTTCGCGTTCGCGTTCTCCAGGGACTCGTTGATCTGGGTCATGGACCGGATGCCCCAGAACCCGACGACCGCACACGCGATCGCGAGTACAAGAAACCCTCCGATGAGTCGGGTGCCGATTCCGAGGTCATTAAACTTGGTCATGAGCCAATTCCGCATATCAAAGGGACGTTAAGCTGTACCCTCGGGCCGTACATCGGCCGAGCGAGAGGGAGCGGGCGAACAAGTTACGGAGAGATCACACAAGTGCGCCGTCGAGCGCGACCGAAGCTGAGCCGACGAGCTTATCGATGCTGAGCAGTGACACGAGCCGGTCCCCGGTGCGCGCGATCCCGGTGAGGAACGAGACATCCACCTCCGCGCCCAGGTCCGGGGCCGGGACCACCATCTCGGGCTCCACGTTGAGCACGTCGGACACCGCGTCCACGACGAGGCCCACGATCTTGGTCTCCACGGTGACCACGATGATGACGGTGAACACGGTGTACTCGGTCTCGCGCATCCCCAGACGAGTGCGCAGGTCGATGACCGGGACCACGCTCCCGCGCAGGTTCATCACACCCTTGATTTCCGAGGGCGTGTTGGGCAATGGGGTGATTTTCGAGTACCCCTTGATCTCCTGCACGCGCAGGATCTCCAGACCGTATTCCTCTTCACCCAGCCGGAACGCCAGGAACTGGCTCCCGTCGGTTACGAGTTCGGTCGGTTCGTGTGTATCGAGTGAACTCACAAATCATCTCTCGTAGTTAAGGCGTGCACGGCACCGCGCTCGTGCGTTCCGAGTCGTGCTAATGACCGAGTGCCAAGCCGCAAAAATCTTTCACCCTGGCCGCCCCAGACGCCAACTGCGAGACAATGGGGTATCGTGACTCGAGCGCGGAGTTTGCCTGACAACCCTAGCACGCGGTGAGAACGAGCGTACTACTTATCCAGATTTGATTTAGATCGCTTGGTGCTGACCAAATTTTGAACACACTGCTTCGCGTACTGGCGCGAAGCGGGCCGATATTTTTACGACTAAATTATTGATTATTTATATATTATTTAATTTATAGAAATATTTCTATTCAATATTAATAATATTGAGTAGAAACTTGCGATTGGCTCGCCGCTGCTCGGCTCCCGAACAGCGCGGTGTCGCTGCAGTGTCAGAGGTGCTCGAAGAGCTGAGGCTTGAGATGGCCCATTCGAATTGTTTCCGGACTCGGGAACGCAGCGGTGGTCCACGATTGAGAAGTGCTGGCGCTAGCCACCGCTGTTGAGGGCAGAGAACCAGCTCACGCGCACATCGGGACCAGGTCTCGGTTGAGATTTCAAACCGACGAAGTTCACGTAAAACATCGGCCATGTCCTGACCTTGCAGCTCACGGCACGCAGCCGGCGTCAATGCCCTTGTTTTTGAAGTATTTGAGCCGCGACTGGTGGAGATAAGGTTGTCTTCGGGAAGAAAAAGATGCAAGGACGGTGCCGCGGTCGGGCAACTTCATGTACGGACCCGGACATCACCTAACCACGAGCGGGCATGACAAATAGCCGACACGGCCAGTTGGGCCGACGCCTCCGCGAAATTGTCGCAGACGACGCGCGCTCCGACGGTCAGTTGCTTGAAAGCTACGTCCACTGCCACGACGCCGCCTCATTCGCCACTCTTGTCCGCCGGCACGGGCCGATGGTTTGGGGGGTGTGCCGGCGGTTGCTCGGCGACCACCACGACGCCGAAGACGCGTTCCAGGCCACGTTCCTCGTCCTCGTCGGGCGTCCGGACGCGGTTGTCCCGCGGAGCCGGGTGGCCGGTTGGCTTTACGGAGTGGCGTACAAAATCGCACTCAAGGCCCGCGGACGGACATGCCGTCGGCGAACCCGCGAACGGCTCGGGTTGGAGCTCCCCGAACCGGTCGCGCCAGTCGAGACTGACTGGTCCGACCTGCGGCCCGTTCTGGACCGCGAGCTGAGCCGACTGCCGGAACGGTACCGGGATGCGGTCCTGCTGTGCGATGTGGCGGGCGAGACCTACGCCGACGCGGCCCGCCGGCTCGGTTGTCCGGAGGGCACGCTCGCGGCCCGACTGAGTCGCGGGCGCGCGCTCCTGGCGGCCCGGTTATCCCGGCGCGGAATCGCGCTCACCGTGTCGGCTTTGGCCGCGGCTCTTCCGGTAGCTGCGGAGGCCGGTGTGCCGCCGAGCCGGGTGCGTTCGCGAACCGTCGATATCGCGGAATTGGTGATGTCGGGCGGAGCGGCCCCGACTCGAGTCGCCGCACTCGCGCACGTTGGACTAAAAGCACTGGTACTCAGCGGTTACAGATCGGCAGTTGCGGGAGTCTTCTTGTTAGCGGCACTGGTCGGAGGTGCAACCGCGGACCCACCGGCCCCGGCCCGATCTCCGCTTCCCGCCGCCCCAGCGCCCCGCCCGGTGACCCCACGAGAAGGGTTGATCCTGCTCACGTCGTTTGCGGCCGACGACGCGGTCGAGTTGTTCAAACCGGATGGCACCCCGGCCCGCCGCCCGTCGGTGGGGGAGCTGAGCGGTCTATGGCGCCCTCAATACTCCCCCGACGGGAACCGGCTGGCGGTCGCTGCGATCGCCGCGACCCCGCAGGGATCTGGCCCGTGGAGCCGGAACGATCTGTATATATTGAACCTCGACAGTAAGAACGGACCGGGTGAACCGCTGGTGGCCGACGCGCGGTGCCTGTCGTTCGCGTGGCACCCAGACGGGACCAAGTTGTTCGTGTCGCATCTTCCCTCAGATAAGGCGAACGATTCGATAGACCCGGACAAAGTGGCCCCAGTGCGGACGTGGATGTTCGATCTGAAGACGGGAAAGAAAACCCCGCTCGAAGTGCCGGAGGGGCACAACGTCGTTGATGTGTCTCCCGATGGGAAGAGGCTCTTGACGGTGACCACGACTCTCAAGGGCATCTACCCAGGCCAAACGTATTTGGTACCCATCGGTGCCCCAAAGGCCCGGCTCCTGACCGAGGCACGGTTCAGCGGGCTGCGATTTTCACCGGACGGGAAGTCGGTACTCGGGCTCCGGATCGAACTAAAGGACCGGAATCCACCCGAGCTGACACTTGCGGTCCTCGCGGTTGCTGATGGATCGGAGCAGGTGGTCGAGTTGCCAAAGAATGCGACCGGAGTGTATCACGCGTGCTGGTCCCCGGACGGCCGGCGGGTGGCATTCCATTGGTTGGAGGAGGTGCCGCTCGATCCAAACGCTCCGCCCCCAGTTGGAGACGCGAGGGGGTATGCCGGACGTGTGACTATCGCTGACCGGGACGGGTCGAATCCAAAAACGATCCTGATCTCGGATGGGAAGCGAACGATATCAGGTCTCGATTGGAAGTAGCATCGGCGGAGGGGAATAACGCTCAGATCAGCGACCTGGTAACGCTCTGGATCGAGTACTGCGCTCGGACCTACGTTAAGCACGGGAAGCCGACCTCAAAGGTGCATTGCAACCGATCCGCGATGCGCCACACGAGCGAGTTGTACGGCGGCATTCCCGCCGAGCTGTTCACGGTGACCATGCCGCGCGCGGTGCGCGAAGCCATGAGCGCGCAACCGTGGGCGCGAAAGACGGTTAACGACAACCACACACGTCCGAGTTTTTATCGTCGCGCACAATGTCTGGCGCGCAACCGTGGGCGAGGAAGACGGTCAACGACAATGGTCGCGCGGATCATTCGTGCGTTCGGGTGTGCCGCGAGTGAGGGGATCGTTCCCCAATCGGTCCACCAGGGACTCGAATTGATTGACGCACTGGTGGCCGGCGGCACGAGGACGTGTGGAGAGCGAACCCGTTGGCCGCATTGAACACCCCGAATCGAGCCGTGCGATTTACGGCCGTGCGGTTACTTTTTGGGCACCCGTTCCCACACACGAACCCCCATCG
This region of Gemmata massiliana genomic DNA includes:
- a CDS encoding chemotaxis protein CheW, encoding MSSLDTHEPTELVTDGSQFLAFRLGEEEYGLEILRVQEIKGYSKITPLPNTPSEIKGVMNLRGSVVPVIDLRTRLGMRETEYTVFTVIIVVTVETKIVGLVVDAVSDVLNVEPEMVVPAPDLGAEVDVSFLTGIARTGDRLVSLLSIDKLVGSASVALDGALV
- a CDS encoding sigma-70 family RNA polymerase sigma factor, with amino-acid sequence MTNSRHGQLGRRLREIVADDARSDGQLLESYVHCHDAASFATLVRRHGPMVWGVCRRLLGDHHDAEDAFQATFLVLVGRPDAVVPRSRVAGWLYGVAYKIALKARGRTCRRRTRERLGLELPEPVAPVETDWSDLRPVLDRELSRLPERYRDAVLLCDVAGETYADAARRLGCPEGTLAARLSRGRALLAARLSRRGIALTVSALAAALPVAAEAGVPPSRVRSRTVDIAELVMSGGAAPTRVAALAHVGLKALVLSGYRSAVAGVFLLAALVGGATADPPAPARSPLPAAPAPRPVTPREGLILLTSFAADDAVELFKPDGTPARRPSVGELSGLWRPQYSPDGNRLAVAAIAATPQGSGPWSRNDLYILNLDSKNGPGEPLVADARCLSFAWHPDGTKLFVSHLPSDKANDSIDPDKVAPVRTWMFDLKTGKKTPLEVPEGHNVVDVSPDGKRLLTVTTTLKGIYPGQTYLVPIGAPKARLLTEARFSGLRFSPDGKSVLGLRIELKDRNPPELTLAVLAVADGSEQVVELPKNATGVYHACWSPDGRRVAFHWLEEVPLDPNAPPPVGDARGYAGRVTIADRDGSNPKTILISDGKRTISGLDWK